A single Elaeis guineensis isolate ETL-2024a chromosome 15, EG11, whole genome shotgun sequence DNA region contains:
- the LOC105032345 gene encoding scarecrow-like protein 15, whose protein sequence is MKPSKVLTDSPQSQTTLQYSIPPKPLDSNPSSNGSHFPTNLFYEPTSVLDPHLSSSPAAAATTGGPDLAHLPWDSHNHQHHHLLHPPPQPPPSEEWDLTSWFLAEKDDLSPFPKAPHHSQFHFPEDDNPSNASLFDGPFDLPDSFEPLPPFSDTAVAVVSPPPAFDRTQLELLLQAALSIESSDIQTAHTILARLNQYLPASAGSPLQRAAFHFKEALLALLPLPDRPAAEPPLSAVEIVRRISAHKAFSDFSPVPQFASFTANQILLDALDAANAAAGGGGHRSVHLIDFEIGLGGQWSSFAQEVASRSRAARAPPPGLRITAVVPEETGETALAAENLRDFARGLGVRLTVDFIRVGGLGTLALNGIRLAPGEPVAVVLTPAIFRLLGAAPESSASLLRFVRRASPRVVVFVDTEWSYFGDCAGHPPSLRRTVAGGIEHYAAVLESVEAAAVVSGATGPVEETVRRVERTVVRPRIFSAVGSWRSGRGGGWREAFAGAGIAPVGFSEFAESQAEWLVRGAQVDGYHVARREGSMVLSWRGRELASTSAWRC, encoded by the coding sequence ATGAAGCCCTCCAAAGTCCTCACTGACTCCCCCCAGTCCCAAACGACTCTCCAGTACTCTATTCCTCCTAAACCTCTCGACTCCAACCCAAGCTCCAACGGATCCCACTTCCCCACTAACCTTTTCTACGAGCCCACTTCTGTTCTTGATCCCCACCTCAGCTCCAGCCCCGCTGCCGCCGCCACCACCGGCGGCCCTGACCTCGCTCACCTTCCCTGGGACTCCCACAACCACCAGCACCACCACCTCCTCCATCCCCCTCCCCAGCCGCCACCCTCCGAGGAGTGGGATCTCACCAGCTGGTTTCTCGCCGAAAAAGACGACCTCTCCCCCTTCCCGAAAGCTCCCCACCACTCTCAATTCCACTTTCCCGAGGACGACAACCCGTCGAATGCTTCGTTGTTCGACGGCCCCTTCGACCTCCCCGACTCTTTCGAACCTCTCCCTCCGTTCTCCGACACGGCCGTCGCCGTCGTCTCCCCGCCGCCGGCCTTCGACCGGACCCAACTCGAATTGCTCCTCCAAGCCGCCCTCTCCATCGAATCGAGCGATATCCAGACGGCCCACACGATATTGGCGCGGCTCAATCAGTACCTCCCCGCGTCCGCCGGTTCCCCCCTCCAAAGAGCCGCCTTTCACTTCAAGGAGGCTCTTTTGGCCCTCCTTCCCCTCCCAGACCGCCCCGCCGCCGAGCCCCCACTGTCCGCCGTCGAGATCGTCCGCCGGATCAGCGCCCACAAGGCCTTCTCTGATTTCTCCCCCGTCCCCCAGTTCGCCAGCTTCACTGCCAACCAGATCCTCCTCGACGCCCTTGATGCCGCCAACGCCGCCGCTGGCGGCGGAGGACACCGCTCCGTCCACCTCATCGACTTCGAGATCGGTCTCGGAGGGCAGTGGTCATCCTTCGCCCAGGAGGTCGCCTCCCGGAGCCGCGCCGCCCGCGCACCCCCTCCGGGGCTCCGGATCACCGCCGTCGTCCCTGAGGAGACCGGCGAGACCGCCCTCGCTGCCGAGAACCTCCGCGACTTCGCCCGCGGCCTTGGCGTCCGCCTCACCGTCGACTTCATCCGCGTCGGCGGCCTCGGTACCCTCGCCCTCAACGGCATCCGCCTCGCCCCCGGCGAGCCCGTCGCCGTGGTCCTCACACCGGCCATCTTCCGCCTCCTGGGCGCCGCCCCGGAATCCTCCGCCTCCCTCCTTCGCTTCGTCCGCCGCGCGTCCCCGCGGGTCGTCGTCTTCGTCGACACCGAGTGGAGCTACTTCGGCGACTGCGCGGGGCATCCACCGTCGCTGCGGCGGACCGTGGCGGGGGGGATCGAGCACTACGCTGCGGTGCTGGAGTCGGTGGAGGCGGCGGCGGTTGTTTCGGGCGCGACCGGGCCGGTGGAGGAAACGGTTCGGCGGGTCGAGCGGACCGTGGTCCGGCCCAGGATTTTCTCGGCGGTCGGATCGTGGCGGTCGGGccggggcgggggttggagagagGCGTTCGCGGGGGCCGGGATTGCGCCGGTCGGGTTCAGCGAGTTCGCCGAGTCGCAGGCCGAGTGGCTGGTCCGAGGGGCCCAAGTAGACGGCTACCACGTGGCGAGAAGAGAAGGTTCCATGGTGCTGAGCTGGCGGGGGAGGGAGCTGGCCTCCACGTCAGCATGGAGGTGCTGA